The Pseudofrankia inefficax genome window below encodes:
- a CDS encoding glycoside hydrolase family protein: MRTDAGAGDGFLRSRPDGRGSPAGLGPAAAPAPRRPGRRRRPRRWARVWPGLVAAGVVLALAGCAPGTGVPLAGSTSAPGSAQPSTSGAATTPTATGPSGTPTSSLAAAPPPPATPPPSATPSPRPTVTVAPPRPPVAGSARKGVSVWSFDGLQKALSDVGVSWFYNWAATPGGVTPPAGTRFVPMIWGAGSVNPATLAQAAAAGDTLLGFNEPDLGSQANMTVDQALDLWPQLQATGRQLGSPAVAAGGADPGGWLDRFMTGARQRGYRVDFIALHWYGGDFDATRAVGQLRSYLQAVYDRYHLPIWLTEYALLDFSGGSARAPSTQQQAEFVTASTTMLESLPFVGRYAWFALPATPGSLTGLYDPQGNPNAAGVAYRQARAPA, encoded by the coding sequence ATGCGGACAGATGCGGGTGCCGGCGACGGCTTCCTACGGTCCCGACCGGACGGCCGTGGCTCGCCGGCCGGCCTCGGACCGGCGGCGGCCCCAGCGCCACGGCGGCCGGGCCGTCGGCGCCGGCCGCGGCGGTGGGCGCGGGTCTGGCCGGGCCTGGTGGCCGCCGGCGTCGTCCTCGCCCTCGCGGGCTGCGCGCCCGGCACGGGGGTGCCGCTGGCCGGATCGACCAGTGCGCCCGGTTCGGCGCAGCCGTCGACGTCCGGCGCCGCGACGACTCCGACGGCCACCGGGCCGTCGGGGACACCCACGTCGTCACTCGCGGCCGCGCCGCCGCCCCCAGCCACGCCGCCACCCTCGGCGACACCGTCCCCCCGGCCCACGGTCACCGTCGCGCCGCCCAGGCCGCCGGTCGCGGGCTCGGCGCGCAAGGGCGTCAGCGTCTGGAGTTTCGACGGCCTGCAGAAGGCACTGAGTGACGTGGGAGTGTCCTGGTTCTACAACTGGGCCGCGACGCCCGGGGGCGTGACGCCGCCCGCGGGCACCCGGTTCGTACCGATGATCTGGGGCGCCGGGTCGGTCAACCCGGCGACGCTGGCCCAGGCCGCGGCCGCCGGTGACACGCTGCTCGGCTTCAACGAGCCGGACCTCGGAAGCCAGGCGAACATGACCGTCGACCAGGCCCTGGACCTGTGGCCGCAACTACAGGCCACCGGCAGACAGCTCGGCAGCCCCGCGGTGGCCGCCGGCGGCGCCGACCCGGGCGGCTGGCTGGACCGGTTCATGACCGGCGCCCGCCAGCGCGGCTACCGCGTCGACTTCATCGCCCTGCACTGGTACGGAGGCGATTTCGACGCGACCCGCGCCGTCGGCCAGCTGCGGTCCTACCTGCAGGCGGTCTACGACCGCTACCACCTGCCGATCTGGCTCACCGAGTACGCGTTGCTGGACTTCTCCGGCGGCTCGGCTCGGGCGCCGTCGACGCAGCAGCAGGCCGAGTTCGTGACCGCCTCGACCACGATGCTGGAAAGCCTGCCCTTCGTCGGCCGGTATGCCTGGTTCGCCCTCCCGGCCACCCCGGGCAGCCTCACCGGCCTCTACGACCCGCAGGGCAATCCGAACGCGGCCGGAGTCGCCTACCGCCAGGCCCGCGCCCCCGCCTAG
- a CDS encoding LLM class F420-dependent oxidoreductase, protein MQIGVVYPQIELRGDPVAVRRIGTAVEGLGFDHLLAYDHVLGAVHADRSPPLTGPYTEHDPFHDPLVMFAHLAAITEHIEFATGILILPQRQTALVARQAADVDLFSGGRLRLGVAVGWSQVEYEALGQDFQTRGARQEEQIGLLRRLFTEPVVDFSGRFDRIDRAALIPKPTRSIPIWLGGSGDAALGRAARLGDGFIFSGSRGIERALGGWARLRDLLIEAGQPVEGFGAEYVVLAQGDLGTAVAEIDAWRAAGGTHVSVATMGRGLDSADGHLDVLTTLASALNLTAR, encoded by the coding sequence ATGCAGATTGGCGTCGTCTACCCGCAGATCGAGCTTCGAGGGGACCCGGTCGCGGTCCGGCGGATCGGGACAGCGGTGGAGGGTCTCGGGTTCGACCACCTGCTCGCCTACGATCACGTGCTCGGCGCGGTGCATGCCGACCGGTCGCCGCCGCTGACCGGCCCCTATACCGAGCACGACCCGTTCCACGACCCGCTCGTGATGTTCGCCCACCTGGCCGCCATCACCGAACACATCGAGTTCGCGACCGGCATCCTGATCCTGCCGCAGCGGCAGACCGCGCTCGTCGCCCGGCAGGCGGCAGACGTCGATCTGTTCTCCGGCGGCCGCCTGCGCCTCGGGGTGGCGGTGGGCTGGAGCCAAGTGGAGTACGAGGCGCTCGGCCAGGACTTCCAGACCCGCGGCGCCCGGCAGGAGGAGCAGATCGGGCTGCTGCGCCGGCTGTTCACCGAGCCCGTCGTCGACTTCTCCGGCCGCTTCGACCGGATCGACCGCGCCGCGCTCATCCCGAAGCCGACCCGCTCCATCCCGATCTGGCTGGGCGGCTCGGGCGACGCCGCCCTCGGCCGGGCCGCCCGGCTCGGGGACGGCTTCATCTTCTCCGGCTCCAGGGGCATCGAGCGTGCCCTCGGTGGGTGGGCCCGGCTGCGGGACCTCCTGATCGAGGCCGGCCAGCCGGTCGAGGGCTTCGGCGCCGAGTACGTCGTGCTCGCTCAGGGCGACCTCGGCACCGCCGTCGCGGAGATCGACGCCTGGCGGGCGGCCGGCGGCACGCACGTCTCGGTGGCCACGATGGGCCGCGGCCTGGACTCGGCCGACGGCCACCTCGACGTCCTGACCACGCTCGCGAGCGCCCTCAACCTGACCGCCCGCTGA
- a CDS encoding MFS transporter, giving the protein MTQQDAQPDRAGPDLGAVPPIPSQRRADAGARPVSPALLLAILSIASFLAQLDVWVTNVGLPAIGHGTHAGSLADLSWVLNGYAIVYAALLVPAGRLVDRFGRKGGFLLGLTVFAVASIGAGLSGDIWVLIGFRVLQAAGAALLTPASLGLVLLTAPPAKIGTYVKIWFTTGALSAASGPVLGGLLVEASWRWLFLVNIPVAAAAIALGARYLPSSRDAGDHLPDLRGGGLLIVAIGALALGLVKAPDWGWSSGRVVVAFVLAAVALALFLASSARHPAPVVTLSLFRDRVFTTANLVATVAFMAFGIELLSTILWLQGHWHYSVIRTGLASTPGPVMFAVGSAVAETLQARTRLRAGRIAVAGALLAAVGTIMLTQLVTDEPRFVAAFLPTWVVLGLGYGLAVPTAITRATVGLPPKDSATGSAIVTMATQLGSVIGISVLVAILGRASGAASHAVFQHAWYVSAGALVVAAVASFGLDSRATAPSRPDLPPARTSPADAGDPEAAARL; this is encoded by the coding sequence ATGACTCAGCAGGACGCCCAGCCCGACCGGGCCGGTCCCGACCTCGGCGCCGTCCCGCCCATCCCGAGCCAGCGCCGCGCGGACGCCGGCGCCCGGCCCGTCTCCCCGGCCCTGCTGCTGGCGATCCTGTCGATCGCGAGCTTCCTGGCCCAGCTCGACGTGTGGGTCACCAACGTCGGCCTGCCCGCCATCGGGCACGGCACCCACGCAGGTTCGCTGGCCGACCTGAGCTGGGTGCTCAACGGCTACGCGATCGTCTACGCCGCGCTGCTGGTGCCGGCCGGCCGCCTGGTGGACCGGTTCGGCCGCAAGGGTGGCTTCCTGCTCGGCCTGACCGTGTTCGCCGTCGCCAGCATCGGCGCCGGCCTCTCCGGCGACATCTGGGTGCTGATCGGGTTCCGGGTCCTGCAGGCCGCCGGCGCGGCCCTGCTCACCCCGGCCAGCCTCGGCCTGGTGCTGCTGACCGCGCCGCCGGCGAAGATCGGCACCTACGTGAAGATCTGGTTCACCACCGGCGCGCTCTCAGCCGCCTCCGGCCCGGTGCTGGGCGGCCTGCTCGTGGAGGCGTCCTGGCGGTGGCTGTTCCTGGTGAACATCCCGGTCGCGGCGGCCGCGATCGCGCTGGGCGCCCGCTACCTGCCCAGCAGTCGGGACGCCGGCGACCACCTGCCCGACCTGCGCGGCGGCGGGCTGCTCATCGTCGCGATCGGCGCGCTCGCCCTGGGGCTGGTCAAGGCGCCGGACTGGGGCTGGTCGAGCGGCCGGGTGGTCGTCGCGTTCGTCCTCGCGGCGGTCGCGCTGGCGCTGTTCCTGGCCAGCTCCGCCCGCCACCCGGCGCCGGTCGTCACCCTCTCGCTGTTCCGGGACCGGGTGTTCACCACCGCCAACCTGGTCGCCACCGTCGCCTTCATGGCGTTCGGGATCGAGCTGCTCTCGACGATCCTGTGGCTCCAGGGCCACTGGCACTACTCGGTGATCCGCACCGGGCTCGCCTCGACGCCTGGCCCGGTGATGTTCGCGGTCGGCTCGGCGGTCGCGGAGACCCTCCAGGCACGGACCCGGCTGCGGGCGGGACGGATCGCGGTCGCGGGCGCGCTGCTGGCCGCCGTCGGCACGATCATGCTGACCCAGCTGGTCACCGACGAGCCGCGGTTCGTGGCCGCGTTCCTGCCGACCTGGGTGGTCCTCGGCCTGGGTTACGGCCTGGCGGTGCCGACCGCGATCACCCGGGCCACGGTCGGCCTGCCACCGAAGGACTCCGCGACCGGCAGCGCGATCGTGACGATGGCCACCCAGCTCGGCTCGGTCATCGGGATCAGCGTCCTGGTGGCGATCCTGGGCCGTGCCTCCGGCGCGGCCAGCCACGCGGTCTTCCAGCATGCCTGGTACGTGTCGGCCGGAGCCCTCGTGGTGGCGGCCGTCGCCTCGTTCGGCCTGGACTCGCGAGCCACGGCGCCGTCCCGGCCGGACCTCCCGCCGGCCCGAACGAGTCCCGCCGACGCCGGCGATCCGGAGGCCGCGGCCCGGCTGTGA
- a CDS encoding TetR/AcrR family transcriptional regulator gives MGRPPGFDRREVLAAVEREFRKNGFDGTSLDDISAATGLGRGSLYAAFGDKHALFLAALGDYCDQDEASGAAALAGPDETAMRRLRAYFVDSVDRQLNDPEQLACMASRFTVELAGRDQDATARLRQGFEAQRAALAGCLRAAQRNGDLDPAADPVTLATLLVVDFRGIGSLIGIGVDRAELVALVDAALAGLPVPPLSAAASSPPGHVLDRPS, from the coding sequence ATGGGGCGCCCACCTGGCTTTGACCGGCGGGAGGTGCTGGCGGCCGTCGAGCGCGAGTTCCGCAAGAACGGCTTCGACGGGACGAGCCTCGATGACATCTCGGCCGCGACGGGGCTCGGCCGCGGCAGCCTCTACGCCGCCTTCGGCGACAAGCACGCGCTGTTCCTGGCCGCGTTGGGGGACTACTGCGACCAGGACGAGGCGTCCGGCGCGGCCGCGTTGGCCGGCCCGGACGAGACCGCGATGCGGCGTCTGCGGGCCTACTTCGTCGACTCGGTCGACCGGCAGCTGAACGACCCCGAACAGCTGGCCTGCATGGCCAGCCGCTTCACCGTCGAGCTGGCCGGGCGTGATCAGGACGCCACGGCCCGGCTACGCCAGGGCTTCGAGGCGCAGCGGGCGGCCCTGGCCGGCTGCCTGCGGGCGGCGCAGCGCAACGGCGACCTTGATCCAGCGGCCGATCCGGTCACGCTGGCGACGTTGCTGGTTGTCGACTTCCGGGGCATCGGCTCACTGATCGGGATCGGAGTGGACCGGGCCGAGCTCGTCGCCCTCGTCGACGCGGCCCTGGCCGGCCTGCCCGTGCCACCCCTGTCGGCCGCCGCGTCCTCACCACCAGGCCACGTCCTGGACCGACCATCCTGA
- a CDS encoding methyltransferase, which produces MTAPGARPNDNSWVRGAVDRALAPGYQAHTATLRGAVRQRLVTRALLTHLPTPPGRILDVGGGEGTQARALARLGYEVTICDPDPEMLRQADERLSGADAAVRDRITLVHGDGHDAASLVGGGWDGVLCHGVLMYLTDPAALLHVLADVTGAGGVISVVGKNATALALRAGLQGRWRDTLSLLDEEPRAAAGTVTEIGNLGVPSRGDDPHQIRDLLSAAGTEPLAWYGIRVLTDHLGDTPPGPDLDTVVEAEWRAGERDPYRQVARLYHLIHRRRP; this is translated from the coding sequence ATGACCGCACCCGGAGCCCGGCCCAACGACAACAGCTGGGTGCGGGGCGCTGTCGACCGGGCCCTCGCACCCGGCTACCAGGCCCACACCGCGACCCTGCGGGGAGCCGTGCGCCAGCGCCTCGTCACCCGCGCGCTGCTCACCCACCTCCCGACCCCGCCGGGCCGGATTCTCGACGTCGGCGGCGGGGAGGGCACCCAGGCCCGAGCGCTCGCCCGGCTCGGCTACGAGGTCACGATCTGCGACCCGGACCCGGAGATGCTGCGCCAGGCCGACGAGCGGCTGTCCGGCGCCGACGCGGCCGTCCGCGACCGGATCACCCTGGTCCACGGCGACGGCCACGACGCCGCCTCCCTCGTCGGCGGCGGCTGGGACGGCGTCCTGTGTCACGGCGTGCTGATGTACCTGACCGACCCGGCCGCGCTGCTGCACGTCCTGGCCGACGTGACCGGGGCGGGTGGCGTGATCTCGGTCGTCGGGAAGAACGCGACCGCGCTCGCGCTGCGCGCCGGGCTGCAGGGCCGCTGGCGCGACACCCTCAGCCTCCTCGACGAGGAGCCGCGCGCCGCCGCTGGCACGGTGACCGAGATCGGGAACCTCGGCGTACCCAGCCGCGGCGACGACCCCCACCAGATCCGGGACCTCCTCTCCGCCGCGGGAACCGAACCTCTCGCCTGGTACGGCATCCGCGTGCTCACCGACCACCTCGGGGACACCCCACCCGGCCCCGACCTCGACACCGTGGTCGAGGCCGAATGGCGGGCCGGCGAACGTGATCCCTACCGGCAGGTCGCCCGCCTCTACCACCTGATCCACCGGCGCCGCCCATGA
- a CDS encoding NB-ARC domain-containing protein, giving the protein MGGLSEDEIDAFAQVFLELAGARLVLEAAGFPRKDLPAWNVGSSRQFWAEVSLLMAAGAVVDGRRRLFAAAVKAFPGNEVFAAGARAMVGRVVPSWEVARSGWPLPEPFVGRESVVAGVRDLLMSVGAGPVGVVGMGGAGKSTVARAVVHDDRVRDRYVDGVVWVEVNPGADVTAVQARVLAAFGDRRPVREAADGRERLRALLAGACCLVVLDDVWERAVVDGFPRLAGVRLMVTSRTTQVLDVTTPICPVGPVDEPTARRLLAAYARQPARGAAADQVVERCGGLAVALAIAGGMVRDLWDWDEIAEALERADLAELTARFAESDYGYPNLLVVIDASLRLLADGVAQRLFELAVFKGRGPIPMPVVLALWEDTGQLDSRAGRRVLRQLDGASLVRTQTDSQSGSRTVVVHDLVFDYARGSLPPGRLELLHGTLADGFLRRWGGLDSGLNRLGGGNTDAADRYGLTWLIEHLLAADKPETVDTVLEAERCTPDGRTESVWYTAHEEQGSTSDYLAAVQAARHDALTRQAAGDPTGLARQVGYALLLGSITSLAAHVPLPLLVRLVDSRLWPSTRALTYAQAIPDASTRASALTTLGPMLPARHRGQTFAQALTAAAAISDQDEKVQALTALAPFLSAELLAQALSVADAIDDPAARATVLTTLASHLRGEDRGEVLAHALTAAGAIDDEDVQAGALTGLAALVAVDAHAHVLTGVRAIDDPYAQARVLTALTPHLPVGDPDGALAKALSDLASRLLVEDRGLITARVSAAGRAAVNDPFAWEYEQTQELVPLSERAIHHLVATGFGERSHPKSHQRVLTELAAHLSAKERGKVLALALSAALAIDESEVRGLVLAELAALLTIDLPAQALAAARAIDGLGARARVLAALVPRLPPELLSQALADVRAIDGPDAQGRVLAALVPRLPVELLAEALTAARAISDPRSRARVLTELAQHLPADLFAQALTDVRAIEDPGGQGRALAALAPRLPAELLAQALKAARAIDDPESRAWVMLELAARLPVDDRDEAFAQALTAAESIYDVDAKMRALTLVAPDLPASLLGQAVTAVCAIKHSWFQSRVLTALAPRLPSDLLAQALTATYTISDLEDRVRMLTVLAPHLPAELHGQALAAARVIDEPRAQARVLTVLAPHLPAELHGQALAAARVIDEPQARARVLTELAAQLPDEDGGEVLAQALAAAAVITDEYTRASALTELAPRLSVDLLPRVLTAARAIDNPHAQARVLIGLAPRLSADLLPRVLTAACAIDNPRARARVLTELIPYLPVDLLGQVLAATRGIGEPQAQVLALIELARRPHAELLPNVLTAARAIDDPHARARVLTELAAHLPAEDRTGVLAEALTAAGSINDVRAQVHVLTELAVGLPAELLPQALAAVNTVRNPRARVHVLTELGARLPAEALGQALAAVTLINSAQGQAELLIKLVPRLPAPLSAQALAAISTITNQRAQAEALTALAPRLPVELLAQALTIIAGIATPSVRAQVLTALVPRLPFSLLAKALTTASAIERPAERAWALADLAPYLSPKPRGQAVAQAFVAAGALNNPSDQVRVLAGLAPHLPLDQRWLAHAQALTAAGAIKDPSTRARALLSITQGATADRIAAALTADSTMKASDDQAQAELERAWSRSADVFTQVSAAATAIDELYERAQVLIALAPYLPGDQRREALAQAQAAATAISDPHDRVWTLMGLAFVLPPGQRGDVLAQALTAATTVDDPTARSSALAELALHVPAEQRRWALDQARTAAGAIGDPLARVRELTALAPLLAADERAQAIEQAWSAARGIGDPHSRVLALTALAPLLAPDDGAQAIADARIVATAINNPRAQALALIELAPHLPAEERESAVAQASTAASAIDDPNDRTSALAGLAPHISAPQRKTLAARTLMAAALAGRTTVIGALPTILSIEDERDVVSAAIVESLARVHRWWP; this is encoded by the coding sequence GTGGGGGGTCTGTCGGAGGACGAGATTGACGCGTTCGCGCAGGTCTTCTTGGAGCTGGCGGGCGCGCGGCTGGTGTTGGAAGCCGCAGGTTTTCCTCGTAAGGACCTTCCGGCGTGGAATGTGGGGAGTTCCAGACAGTTCTGGGCCGAAGTGTCGCTTCTGATGGCGGCAGGTGCTGTGGTCGATGGCCGCCGGCGGTTGTTCGCGGCCGCGGTGAAGGCGTTTCCTGGGAATGAGGTGTTCGCGGCGGGCGCGCGGGCGATGGTGGGCCGGGTGGTGCCGTCGTGGGAGGTGGCCCGTTCCGGTTGGCCGTTGCCGGAGCCGTTCGTGGGCCGGGAATCGGTCGTGGCCGGGGTGCGTGACCTCCTGATGTCCGTCGGCGCTGGCCCGGTTGGCGTGGTGGGGATGGGAGGCGCGGGTAAGTCGACGGTGGCCCGCGCCGTGGTGCATGACGACAGGGTCCGAGACCGGTACGTCGATGGTGTGGTGTGGGTGGAGGTCAACCCGGGCGCGGACGTGACGGCGGTCCAGGCGCGCGTACTGGCCGCGTTCGGGGATCGGCGGCCGGTGCGGGAGGCGGCGGACGGGCGGGAACGGCTGCGCGCATTGCTCGCGGGTGCCTGTTGCCTGGTCGTGTTGGACGACGTGTGGGAAAGGGCGGTGGTCGACGGGTTTCCCCGACTCGCCGGGGTCCGGCTGATGGTGACCTCGCGGACGACCCAGGTTCTCGACGTCACGACGCCGATCTGTCCTGTGGGCCCAGTAGACGAGCCGACTGCTCGGCGCCTGCTGGCGGCGTACGCGCGCCAACCGGCGCGGGGTGCGGCGGCCGATCAGGTTGTCGAGCGGTGCGGCGGGCTGGCGGTCGCGCTGGCGATCGCGGGGGGCATGGTCCGGGACCTGTGGGACTGGGACGAGATCGCCGAGGCATTGGAGCGTGCGGACCTGGCTGAGCTGACCGCGAGATTCGCCGAGTCGGACTATGGCTATCCGAACCTGCTGGTCGTTATTGACGCGAGTCTGCGGCTACTCGCCGACGGGGTCGCGCAGCGATTGTTCGAGCTCGCGGTGTTCAAGGGCCGCGGGCCGATCCCGATGCCCGTCGTCCTCGCTCTGTGGGAGGACACAGGTCAGCTCGACTCCCGGGCCGGGCGCCGCGTGCTCCGCCAGTTGGACGGCGCGTCGCTGGTGCGCACGCAAACCGACAGCCAGAGCGGCTCCCGGACCGTTGTCGTGCATGACCTGGTGTTCGACTACGCGCGTGGCAGCCTCCCGCCCGGTCGACTCGAACTTCTGCACGGCACGCTCGCCGACGGGTTTCTGCGACGGTGGGGTGGGCTGGACAGCGGTCTGAACCGTCTCGGCGGCGGGAACACGGACGCGGCCGACCGATACGGACTCACCTGGCTGATCGAGCACCTGCTGGCCGCCGACAAACCGGAAACCGTCGACACGGTCCTTGAAGCCGAACGGTGCACACCCGATGGCCGGACGGAAAGCGTCTGGTACACAGCCCACGAGGAGCAGGGCAGCACCAGCGACTACCTGGCCGCTGTCCAGGCCGCCCGCCACGACGCGCTCACCCGCCAGGCCGCGGGTGACCCCACGGGACTGGCCAGGCAGGTCGGCTACGCCCTGCTGCTCGGCTCGATCACCAGCCTCGCCGCCCACGTCCCGCTGCCCCTTCTCGTGCGGCTCGTCGACAGCAGGCTGTGGCCCAGCACCCGGGCGCTGACCTATGCCCAGGCGATACCGGACGCATCCACCCGTGCCTCGGCGTTGACCACGCTCGGTCCGATGCTGCCCGCGCGGCATCGCGGACAGACGTTCGCCCAGGCGTTGACCGCGGCTGCCGCGATCAGCGACCAGGACGAGAAAGTACAGGCCCTGACCGCGCTGGCGCCGTTCCTGTCGGCCGAGCTACTCGCCCAGGCGTTGTCCGTCGCCGACGCGATCGACGACCCGGCTGCCCGGGCGACGGTGCTGACCACGCTGGCCTCACATCTGCGGGGCGAGGACCGCGGCGAGGTCCTCGCTCACGCGTTGACGGCCGCCGGCGCGATCGACGACGAGGACGTCCAGGCGGGGGCGCTGACCGGCCTGGCCGCGCTCGTGGCCGTGGATGCACACGCTCACGTACTGACCGGCGTGCGTGCGATCGACGACCCGTACGCCCAGGCGAGGGTGCTGACCGCGCTGACCCCGCACCTGCCGGTCGGGGACCCTGACGGGGCGCTCGCCAAGGCGCTGTCCGATCTGGCCTCGCGCCTGCTGGTCGAAGACCGCGGACTGATAACCGCCCGGGTGTCGGCCGCCGGCAGGGCAGCGGTCAACGACCCGTTCGCCTGGGAATATGAGCAGACCCAGGAACTCGTCCCGCTGAGCGAGCGTGCCATCCACCACCTGGTCGCCACGGGATTCGGCGAACGTAGCCACCCGAAGTCGCACCAGCGGGTTCTTACCGAACTTGCCGCGCACCTGTCCGCCAAGGAGCGCGGCAAGGTCCTCGCCCTGGCGCTGTCCGCGGCCCTCGCGATCGACGAGTCCGAGGTCAGAGGGTTGGTGCTGGCCGAGTTGGCAGCGCTCCTGACCATCGATCTACCCGCCCAGGCGTTGGCGGCCGCCCGCGCCATTGACGGCCTGGGCGCCCGGGCGCGGGTGCTGGCCGCGCTGGTGCCGCGTCTGCCCCCCGAGCTGCTCTCCCAGGCGCTGGCCGACGTCCGCGCCATTGACGGCCCGGACGCCCAGGGGCGGGTGTTGGCCGCGCTGGTGCCGCGTCTGCCCGTCGAGCTGCTCGCCGAGGCGCTGACGGCCGCCCGCGCGATCAGCGACCCTCGCTCCCGGGCGCGGGTGCTGACCGAGCTGGCACAGCACCTCCCCGCAGACCTGTTCGCCCAGGCCTTGACCGACGTCCGCGCCATCGAAGACCCGGGTGGCCAGGGGCGGGCGCTGGCCGCGCTGGCACCGCGTCTGCCCGCCGAACTGCTCGCCCAGGCGTTGAAAGCCGCCCGCGCGATCGACGACCCGGAGTCTCGGGCGTGGGTGATGCTCGAGTTGGCCGCCCGACTACCCGTTGACGACCGTGACGAGGCCTTCGCCCAGGCGTTGACCGCCGCCGAGTCGATCTATGACGTGGACGCCAAGATGCGGGCGCTGACCTTGGTGGCGCCGGACCTTCCCGCGAGCCTGCTCGGCCAGGCGGTGACTGCTGTCTGTGCGATCAAGCATTCGTGGTTTCAATCGCGAGTGCTGACCGCGCTGGCGCCACGTCTGCCCAGCGACCTGCTAGCCCAGGCGCTGACCGCCACGTATACCATTTCCGACCTGGAGGACCGGGTCCGGATGCTGACCGTGTTGGCACCGCATCTCCCAGCCGAGCTGCACGGTCAGGCATTGGCGGCCGCTCGGGTGATTGATGAACCGCGGGCCCAGGCGCGGGTCCTGACCGTCCTGGCACCGCACCTTCCGGCCGAGCTGCACGGTCAGGCGTTGGCGGCCGCTCGGGTGATTGATGAGCCGCAGGCCCGGGCGCGGGTGCTGACCGAGCTGGCCGCGCAGCTGCCTGACGAGGACGGCGGCGAGGTCCTCGCCCAGGCGCTCGCCGCCGCCGCCGTAATCACCGACGAGTACACCCGAGCGTCGGCGCTGACCGAACTGGCGCCGCGGCTGTCCGTCGATCTTCTCCCGCGCGTGCTGACCGCGGCCCGCGCGATCGACAATCCACATGCCCAGGCACGGGTGCTGATCGGGCTGGCACCGCGGCTTTCCGCGGATCTTCTTCCGCGGGTGCTCACCGCCGCCTGCGCGATCGACAACCCGCGTGCGCGGGCACGGGTGCTGACCGAGCTCATTCCGTACCTGCCTGTCGATCTCCTCGGCCAGGTGCTGGCCGCCACACGCGGCATCGGCGAGCCACAGGCCCAGGTGCTGGCGCTGATCGAGCTTGCCCGCCGCCCCCACGCCGAGCTTCTCCCGAACGTGCTGACCGCGGCCCGCGCGATCGACGACCCACACGCCCGGGCACGGGTACTGACCGAGCTGGCCGCGCACCTGCCTGCCGAGGACCGTACCGGCGTCCTGGCCGAGGCGTTGACCGCCGCCGGATCGATCAACGACGTTCGGGCCCAGGTCCACGTACTGACCGAACTCGCGGTCGGCCTGCCCGCTGAGCTCCTCCCTCAGGCGCTGGCGGCCGTCAACACGGTGAGAAACCCACGGGCCAGGGTCCACGTCCTGACGGAGCTGGGTGCGCGTCTGCCTGCCGAGGCTCTCGGCCAGGCCCTGGCTGCCGTCACCCTGATCAACAGTGCGCAGGGTCAGGCCGAGTTGCTGATCAAGCTCGTGCCCCGCCTTCCGGCTCCGCTGTCCGCCCAGGCGCTGGCCGCCATCAGTACGATCACCAATCAGCGCGCGCAGGCGGAGGCACTGACCGCGCTGGCTCCGCGTCTGCCCGTCGAGTTGCTGGCCCAGGCACTGACGATCATCGCTGGGATCGCCACCCCCAGCGTTCGGGCGCAGGTACTGACCGCTCTGGTCCCGCGCCTGCCCTTCAGTCTGCTCGCAAAGGCGCTCACCACAGCGTCGGCTATCGAGCGGCCGGCCGAGCGGGCTTGGGCGCTCGCCGACCTGGCCCCGTACCTCAGCCCGAAACCGCGTGGTCAGGCTGTGGCGCAGGCATTCGTCGCCGCAGGGGCGCTCAACAACCCGAGCGACCAGGTGCGCGTGCTGGCCGGACTTGCCCCACACCTGCCCCTCGATCAACGATGGCTGGCCCACGCCCAGGCGCTGACCGCCGCTGGCGCGATCAAAGATCCGAGCACCCGGGCGCGAGCATTGCTGAGCATCACCCAGGGCGCGACCGCCGACCGGATCGCCGCCGCGTTGACCGCGGACTCAACGATGAAGGCCTCAGACGACCAGGCGCAGGCGGAGCTTGAGCGAGCCTGGAGCAGGTCAGCCGACGTCTTTACGCAGGTATCTGCCGCGGCCACCGCGATCGACGAGTTGTACGAGCGCGCGCAGGTGCTGATCGCGCTAGCGCCCTACCTGCCGGGCGACCAGCGCCGCGAGGCCCTCGCTCAGGCGCAGGCAGCGGCCACCGCCATCAGTGACCCGCACGACAGGGTGTGGACGTTGATGGGGTTGGCCTTTGTTCTGCCGCCCGGGCAGCGCGGAGATGTTCTTGCCCAGGCGTTGACGGCCGCCACCACCGTCGACGACCCAACAGCCCGATCGTCGGCGCTAGCAGAACTTGCCCTCCATGTGCCGGCTGAACAACGCCGATGGGCCCTCGACCAGGCGCGGACCGCCGCTGGGGCGATCGGCGACCCGCTCGCGCGGGTGCGGGAACTGACGGCGCTGGCCCCGCTGTTGGCCGCGGACGAAAGGGCGCAGGCCATCGAACAGGCGTGGAGCGCCGCTCGGGGGATCGGCGACCCGCATTCCCGGGTCCTGGCGTTGACCGCCTTGGCCCCGCTGCTGGCTCCGGACGACGGCGCGCAGGCCATCGCCGACGCCCGGATCGTCGCGACCGCGATCAACAACCCGCGGGCC